AAGTACCTAATTTCATTTCTGATTCAGCAAAAATTGGTAAAAATGAATATATTGGTGCCTTCTCATATATAGGAGAAAATGTGGTTCTTGGAGAAAATGTAAAGATTTATCCAAATGCTTACATTGGTGATAATAGTTTAATAGGTGACAATTGTGTTATTTTTTCTGGAGTAAAAATTTATTCTGATACAATAATAGGTAATAATTGTAAAATACATTCGGGTAGTATTATTGGTGCAGACGGTTTTGGTTTTGCTCCAAATAAAAACGGAGAATATAAAGCAATACCACAAATAGGTAATGTTCTAATAGAAGATAATGTAGATATAGGTTCTGCTTGCACTATAGATAGAGCCACTATGGGATCTACCATTATACGTAAAGGTGTTAAGTTAGATAACCAAATACAAGTTGCCCATAATGTAGAAATTGGTAAAAACACGGTAATTGCTGCCCAAACAGGTATTGCGGGTTCAACAAAAATTGGTGAAAATTGTATGATTGGTGGTCAAGTAGGTTTTGTAGGTCATATAACGGTAGGTAATAATGTAAAAATTTTAGCACAAGCCGGTATCTCTAAAAACTTAAAAGATGATGAGATTGTAAACGGATCTCCAGCATTTAAAATACAAGATTTTAATAAAAGTTCTGTCTATTTTAGAAATTTACCTAAAATGGCTTCGAAAATTAACAATATAGAAAAAGAGTTGAAGACTCAAAAATCGATCTTAAATGAGTAAGAAACAAAAAACGATTCAAAGAGAAGTAAGTTTATCTGGTGTTGGTATACACACTGGTAATACAGTAAACATGACCATAAAACCTGCACCTATAAATCATGGCTTTGCTTTTAGTAGAGTAGATTTAGAAGGATCGCCAATTATTGCGGCAAAGGCAGAATATGTAGTCAACACACAAAGAGGAACAAATCTAGAAAAAAATGGTGTTCAAATTCAGACTTCAGAGCATGTTTTGGCAGCTGCTGTAGGTTTAGATATAGATAACCTTTTAATAGAACTAGATTCTTCTGAACCTCCAATTATGGATGGTTCTTCTAAATACTTTGTAGAAGCTTTAGAAAAAGCCGGAATCGAAGAACAAGATGCTGATATTGAGGAGTATGTAGTGAAAGAAATTATATCTTTTAAAGATGAAGTTTCTGGTAGTGAAATTATTTTAATGCCATCTGATGAATACCAAGTTACGGCTATGGTAGATTTTGGTACCAAAATATTAGGAACTCAAAATGCAAATTTAGAGAAGATTTCTGATTTTAAAGAAGAAATTGCTGCAGCAAGAACGTTTAGTTTTTTACACGAAATTGAAATGCTTTTAGAGCACGACCTTATTAAAGGAGGTGATTTAAATAATGCTATTGTTTATGTAGACAAAGAACTGTCTGCCGAAACCATGGAAAAATTAAAAAAAGCATTTAAAAAAGAAGATATTGCTATTAAACCAAATGGTATTTTAGACAACCTAACTTTACATTGGGCAAATGAAGCTGCAAGACATAAGTTATTAGATGTTATTGGAGACTTAGCTTTAGTTGGTATTCGTATTAAAGGAAAAGTAATTGCCAATAAACCAGGACACTTAATTAATACTCAATTTGCTAAAAAATTAGCAAAAATTATTAAATTAGAAAAAAGAAACAATGTCCCTTCGTATGATTTGAATTTACCTCCTTTATTGGACATTCATCAAATTATGGACATTCTTCCTCACAGACCACCGTTCTTATTAATTGATAGAATTATAGAACTTTCTGATAAACATGTTGTTGGAATGAAGAATGTAACCATGAACGAAAACTTTTTTGTAGGTCATTTTCCAGGTTCACCAGTAATGCCAGGAGTTTTACAGGTAGAAGCCATGGCACAGTGTGGTGGAGTTTTAGTGTTAAATACAGTTCCAGATCCAGAAAATTACTTAACGTACTTTATGAAGATGGATAATGTAAAATTTAAACAAAAAGTTTTAC
The nucleotide sequence above comes from Polaribacter butkevichii. Encoded proteins:
- the lpxD gene encoding UDP-3-O-(3-hydroxymyristoyl)glucosamine N-acyltransferase; the protein is MKFTAQKIAEILEGDVIGNPNIEVSKLAKIEEGEKGSITFLSNLKYKSFLYTTNASVVIVNRSFQPEKDYKATLIKVENAYEAFSQILAFYNDVKNNKTGREVPNFISDSAKIGKNEYIGAFSYIGENVVLGENVKIYPNAYIGDNSLIGDNCVIFSGVKIYSDTIIGNNCKIHSGSIIGADGFGFAPNKNGEYKAIPQIGNVLIEDNVDIGSACTIDRATMGSTIIRKGVKLDNQIQVAHNVEIGKNTVIAAQTGIAGSTKIGENCMIGGQVGFVGHITVGNNVKILAQAGISKNLKDDEIVNGSPAFKIQDFNKSSVYFRNLPKMASKINNIEKELKTQKSILNE
- a CDS encoding bifunctional UDP-3-O-[3-hydroxymyristoyl] N-acetylglucosamine deacetylase/3-hydroxyacyl-ACP dehydratase gives rise to the protein MSKKQKTIQREVSLSGVGIHTGNTVNMTIKPAPINHGFAFSRVDLEGSPIIAAKAEYVVNTQRGTNLEKNGVQIQTSEHVLAAAVGLDIDNLLIELDSSEPPIMDGSSKYFVEALEKAGIEEQDADIEEYVVKEIISFKDEVSGSEIILMPSDEYQVTAMVDFGTKILGTQNANLEKISDFKEEIAAARTFSFLHEIEMLLEHDLIKGGDLNNAIVYVDKELSAETMEKLKKAFKKEDIAIKPNGILDNLTLHWANEAARHKLLDVIGDLALVGIRIKGKVIANKPGHLINTQFAKKLAKIIKLEKRNNVPSYDLNLPPLLDIHQIMDILPHRPPFLLIDRIIELSDKHVVGMKNVTMNENFFVGHFPGSPVMPGVLQVEAMAQCGGVLVLNTVPDPENYLTYFMKMDNVKFKQKVLPGDTIIFKCELITPIRRGICHMQAYAYANGKLVAEAELMAQIARKK